From the genome of uncultured Methanobacterium sp.:
CAAACTTAACAATTATGAATAAATCAGACTAACAAATAAAACTGGAGAGTAATGGAAATGGATGAAAAAGAATTCACACATCTTACCCGGAGTGGAGTGCATATGGTGGAAGTGGGGGATAAACCAGTTATCAAACGAACTGCCCTTGCCAGGGGAAAAATAAAATTAACCCCTGAAACCATCCTCCTCATTGAAAAAGGAGAGGTTAAAAAGGGTAACGTGCTCACCACTGCCCAGATAGCAGCCATTCAGGCAGTTAAATCCACTTCCCAGATGATACCATTATGCCATCCCATACCCATTGGTGGTGTGGAAGTGGAATTTTGTGTGAACCCTGATTCTATTGAGATTACAGTGCAGGTGACTAGCACCGGGAAGACAGGGGTGGAGATGGAAGCCATCACCGGAGTTAGTGTGGGCCTTTTGACCATATGGGACATGGTTAAAAGTGTGGAAAAGGATGAAAACGGACAGTACCCCTCCACTCGCATCACTGACATTGAAGTAATTAAAAAGGAAAAAATTAAAATTAAACTAGAGGAAATATGAGTCTTGAATCCGTGGATCCAACCATCAGAAAGATAATAAAGGATTCTTATCCCCAGATTGAGGAGCTTAACCCTGCCCAGAAAGCAGTGGTGGATGCCGGGCTAATGGATGAGAAAGAAAACTACATCATCGCCATTCCCACTGCCAGTGGTAAAACTCTCCTGGGTGTCCTGGCAGCACTGCGCACCATCCTCGATGGAGGTAAAGTGGTTTATGCAGTGCCACTTTTATCCATTCAGAATGAAAAGGTTAAAGAATTTAAAAAATTTGAAGAACACGGTATCAAAGTGGGTAAACACCCCGCCTCATCAGACCTGGCAGTGATGGTATTTGAATCCTACGATGCCCTGACCCGTTTCAACTGGAACACCCTCTCCGAGGTGGATCTTCTCATAGTAGACGAGTTTCACATGATCGGGGAATACAGTAGGGGCCCCACCATTGAATGTGCCATTACCCGTTCCCGCCTCCTAAATCCCGGGATGAGGTTAATTGCACTGTCCGCAACCCTCCAGAATATGGAGGAGCTTTCCACCTGGCTAGGTGCCAGGGTGGTGGAACATGATTATCGTCCAGTACCACTTTTCAAGGAAGTGCTCAACACCGAGGAGTACGGTACCAAGAACAAAAACGATGTTATCTTGCGCATTCTTAAGGATTCCATGGATGAATCCAGCCAGGCCCTGGTCTTTGTTTCCACACGCCGTTTCACTGAATCACTGGCCAATTACCTGGCAGGTAAGATCAAAAAGAGTCTGCCTGCAGATAAAAGAAAGGATTTCAAGAAGGTGGCTGAGAAGATACTGGATGTTCCCCGCAGGAGAGGATCCCTACCCACCGAGGTGTGCCTGAAACTGGCAGAATGTGCTGAAAAAGGGATGGCC
Proteins encoded in this window:
- the moaC gene encoding cyclic pyranopterin monophosphate synthase MoaC, coding for MDEKEFTHLTRSGVHMVEVGDKPVIKRTALARGKIKLTPETILLIEKGEVKKGNVLTTAQIAAIQAVKSTSQMIPLCHPIPIGGVEVEFCVNPDSIEITVQVTSTGKTGVEMEAITGVSVGLLTIWDMVKSVEKDENGQYPSTRITDIEVIKKEKIKIKLEEI